In one Spirosoma rigui genomic region, the following are encoded:
- a CDS encoding acyltransferase family protein gives MIYHYLLWTLGVFSADTFMGRLGIYGVSIFYILSGLTLYHVYFDKMTFSIGELMSFFRKRIFRIFPLLWLTTIVAIVLSKKTPDFTDLFLNLSGLFGFVKWDTYFSTGVWSIGNELVFYVFFPFFVFFTKRIRPLMLLLSLILFGIFLYFTFFVFTTTSPLSDQWSNYINPLNQVFLFLGGFLIGFFLQKVKLTNALAVTLLLASLTLFVFYPATGDVIRIVTGMNRLLFTTCCFLICIGFYKATIHVPAGIHTPLSLLGEASYSIYLLHPIVYNLVRFISKNLIPMPDVIRLAIAIISTLLLSYFVYQHFEKFFMKWGRSKRAVPA, from the coding sequence ATGATCTACCATTATCTGCTCTGGACACTTGGCGTATTTTCGGCCGATACGTTCATGGGACGACTGGGTATTTACGGCGTATCCATTTTCTACATCCTGAGCGGCCTGACACTTTACCACGTCTATTTTGATAAAATGACCTTCTCGATCGGGGAGCTCATGTCTTTTTTCAGAAAACGAATCTTCAGGATATTTCCCTTATTATGGCTCACAACGATCGTTGCCATCGTATTGTCGAAAAAGACCCCTGACTTCACCGATCTTTTCCTTAATCTTTCCGGCCTGTTTGGCTTCGTCAAGTGGGATACCTACTTTTCAACAGGTGTGTGGTCGATAGGTAACGAACTGGTATTCTACGTCTTCTTCCCCTTTTTCGTTTTCTTCACCAAAAGAATCAGGCCGTTGATGTTGCTGCTCTCCCTGATACTTTTTGGTATTTTTCTCTATTTCACCTTTTTTGTCTTCACTACAACGTCGCCCTTAAGCGATCAATGGAGCAACTATATTAATCCACTCAACCAAGTCTTCCTGTTCCTGGGCGGTTTTTTGATTGGTTTCTTTCTGCAAAAGGTAAAGCTGACAAACGCACTTGCTGTTACGCTATTACTGGCGTCCCTGACTCTATTCGTTTTTTATCCGGCAACGGGCGACGTTATCAGGATCGTAACCGGTATGAACCGGCTACTTTTTACCACGTGCTGCTTCCTCATCTGTATCGGCTTCTATAAGGCCACCATCCACGTTCCGGCCGGTATTCATACGCCCCTATCGTTGCTGGGCGAAGCGAGTTACTCCATTTACCTGCTTCACCCGATCGTTTACAATCTGGTACGATTTATTTCGAAAAATTTAATTCCTATGCCAGACGTCATCAGACTGGCCATTGCCATCATATCGACGCTCCTACTAAGTTATTTCGTTTACCAGCACTTCGAAAAATTCTTCATGAAATGGGGAAGGTCAAAACGAGCGGTACCTGCTTAA
- a CDS encoding YdeI/OmpD-associated family protein codes for MNATNPVVDFYFNKAEKWQNELALLRTLVLDCGLAEELKWGVPCYTYQHGNVLLIHTFKEYCAILFIKGALLQDTDRMLVQQTENVQAGRQIRFTSAEQLLDRKSTVKAYIFEAIEVEKAGLKVELKKAIDFPIPEELQRRLDEDPALKTAFGALTPGRQRAYILYINKPKQAATRTSRVEKCVPQILIGKGLTD; via the coding sequence ATGAATGCCACGAACCCTGTCGTTGATTTTTATTTTAATAAGGCCGAGAAGTGGCAAAACGAGCTGGCCTTATTGAGAACGCTCGTTTTGGACTGCGGCCTGGCTGAAGAATTGAAGTGGGGCGTTCCCTGCTACACGTACCAGCATGGCAACGTACTGCTGATCCACACGTTTAAGGAATACTGCGCCATTCTGTTCATTAAAGGTGCGCTGCTACAGGATACCGATAGGATGCTCGTTCAGCAAACGGAAAACGTACAGGCGGGGCGTCAGATTCGCTTTACCAGCGCAGAGCAACTACTTGACCGGAAGTCTACCGTGAAAGCCTATATTTTTGAAGCAATAGAGGTGGAGAAGGCCGGACTGAAAGTTGAATTAAAGAAAGCCATCGATTTCCCCATCCCCGAAGAGCTTCAACGCAGACTCGATGAGGACCCTGCTTTAAAAACGGCGTTTGGAGCCTTGACACCAGGCCGGCAGCGCGCTTATATTCTGTACATCAACAAGCCCAAACAGGCTGCCACCCGGACGTCAAGGGTCGAGAAATGTGTTCCGCAGATCCTGATCGGGAAAGGGTTGACTGATTAG
- a CDS encoding helix-turn-helix transcriptional regulator, with product MLRVPSSIQADQFQSLNIQRADGSEMTFVAYRSDVYPERNEVFFEEHAVIVVLEGEKKFSSPTQELHVHKGQILFFQRGCYSMNESIDANYKSLVFFVNEKSLKEFVSQHLNLFESIQTALPADPIQSMTSSATFATFINSLLPYFSARTPFLNELLRLKSQELLLHLLELDTTEHLRAILWHIYQGQKTDLDYLMNTYLLKPLSMNELSRLSGRSLSAFKRDFEEHFHTSPGHWIRRKRLEHAHFLLRNTDKNVSEVSMEIGYESVSHFIKAYKSQYGATPKRMM from the coding sequence ATGCTCCGCGTCCCCTCTTCTATCCAGGCCGATCAATTTCAGTCCCTGAACATTCAGCGGGCCGATGGCTCCGAGATGACGTTTGTGGCGTACCGGAGCGACGTATATCCGGAACGGAACGAGGTCTTTTTTGAAGAACACGCCGTAATTGTCGTGCTGGAAGGCGAAAAGAAATTCAGTTCGCCCACCCAGGAGTTACACGTGCACAAGGGACAAATTCTTTTTTTTCAGCGGGGCTGTTATTCGATGAACGAATCCATCGACGCCAACTACAAGAGTCTGGTTTTTTTCGTGAACGAGAAATCGTTGAAGGAGTTTGTTAGCCAGCACCTGAACCTGTTCGAGAGCATTCAAACGGCCCTCCCCGCCGACCCGATCCAGTCGATGACCTCATCGGCTACGTTTGCCACGTTTATCAACTCACTGTTACCTTATTTCAGCGCCAGAACCCCGTTTTTGAACGAGTTGCTACGGCTCAAATCCCAGGAACTCCTGCTGCACCTGCTCGAGCTCGACACCACCGAGCACCTGCGGGCCATTCTCTGGCACATTTACCAGGGTCAGAAAACTGATCTCGACTACCTGATGAATACCTACCTTCTCAAGCCGTTATCCATGAACGAGCTTTCGAGGCTGTCGGGCCGAAGTCTGTCGGCGTTCAAGCGTGATTTTGAGGAACACTTTCACACCTCGCCCGGCCACTGGATACGCCGGAAACGGCTCGAACATGCGCATTTCCTCCTGCGCAACACCGACAAGAACGTATCGGAAGTCAGCATGGAAATCGGCTACGAAAGCGTATCTCACTTTATCAAGGCATACAAAAGTCAGTATGGCGCGACGCCGAAACGAATGATGTAA
- the ilvA gene encoding threonine ammonia-lyase gives MSTVVESDKTITFPDLDNIYLAAERLRGVAAHTPLQENINLSDRYGANIFLKREDLQVVRSYKIRGAYNKMASLPRESLAKGVVCASAGNHAQGLAYACRKMAVHGTIFMPTTTPNQKVKQVKLFGEEFVEVVLVGDTYDDAYYAARQFVDTHDSTFVHPFDDLQVMEGQGTVGLEIFKDSNFKIDYLLMAIGGGGLASGVSTVFKQLSPKTKLIGVEPLGSPSMKVAIDEGHVVTLDQIDKFVDGAAVKRVGDTTFEICRKNLDRVVLIPEGKVCTTILQLYNEEAIVAEPAGALTIAALDFLKDEIKGKNVVCLVGGGNNDITRTEEIKERSLLYEGLKHYFIIRFPQRAGAFRDFLNVLGPNDDISRFEYAKKTNRETGPAVVGIELKNRDDFAPLLQRMKEQNIVFEYLNDQPNVFQFLV, from the coding sequence ATGAGCACGGTAGTAGAAAGCGATAAAACGATTACGTTTCCAGACCTCGACAATATCTATCTGGCCGCCGAGCGGCTTCGGGGCGTGGCGGCACATACGCCCCTTCAGGAAAATATCAACCTGTCCGACCGGTACGGGGCTAACATTTTTCTTAAGCGCGAGGACCTGCAGGTTGTCCGGTCTTACAAGATCAGGGGAGCCTACAACAAGATGGCGAGTCTGCCCCGGGAGTCTCTGGCGAAGGGAGTCGTTTGTGCCAGCGCCGGGAATCACGCGCAGGGGCTGGCGTATGCCTGCAGAAAAATGGCCGTGCACGGTACCATCTTCATGCCCACCACCACGCCGAATCAGAAGGTGAAGCAGGTAAAACTCTTTGGCGAAGAGTTCGTGGAGGTCGTACTCGTGGGCGATACCTACGACGATGCCTACTACGCTGCCCGGCAGTTTGTCGATACCCACGACAGTACGTTTGTCCACCCCTTCGATGATTTACAAGTCATGGAAGGACAGGGTACTGTGGGTCTGGAGATTTTTAAGGACTCTAATTTCAAGATCGACTATTTACTCATGGCCATTGGCGGGGGCGGACTGGCCTCGGGCGTGTCGACCGTGTTTAAACAGCTTAGCCCCAAGACCAAGCTTATCGGCGTAGAACCTCTTGGTTCGCCGTCTATGAAAGTAGCCATTGACGAAGGCCACGTCGTTACCCTCGACCAGATCGATAAGTTCGTCGATGGAGCTGCCGTCAAACGCGTGGGCGATACGACATTCGAGATATGCCGCAAGAACCTCGACCGGGTGGTGCTCATTCCGGAAGGCAAAGTGTGTACTACGATACTGCAACTCTACAATGAGGAAGCGATCGTAGCCGAACCCGCTGGTGCGCTGACGATTGCCGCGCTGGACTTCCTGAAAGACGAGATAAAGGGCAAAAACGTTGTTTGCCTGGTGGGTGGTGGCAATAACGACATCACCCGTACCGAAGAAATAAAGGAGCGGTCATTACTCTACGAAGGGCTGAAGCACTACTTCATTATCCGGTTTCCGCAGCGGGCCGGTGCTTTCCGCGACTTCCTGAACGTACTGGGACCCAACGATGATATCAGTCGCTTTGAGTATGCCAAGAAAACAAATCGCGAAACGGGACCAGCGGTTGTTGGTATTGAACTGAAAAACCGGGATGATTTCGCCCCGCTCCTTCAGCGCATGAAGGAGCAAAACATCGTCTTCGAGTACCTCAACGACCAGCCTAACGTGTTTCAGTTTCTGGTATAA
- the ilvC gene encoding ketol-acid reductoisomerase, producing the protein MAQINFGGVVENVVTREEFPLEQARDVLANETIAVIGYGVQGPGQSLNMRDNGFNVIVGQRKGKTYDKAVADGWVPGETLFEIEEALEKGTIICFLLSDAAQIELWPTVKAALVPGKSLYFSHGFGVTYKEKTGIVPPADVDVFLVAPKGSGTSLRRLFVEGKGLNSSFAIYQDASGNARNKAIAMGIGVGSGYLFETDFYKEVTSDLTGERGTLMGAIQGIFAAQYEVLRANGHSPSEAFNETVEELTQSLMPLVAENGMDWMYANCSTTAQRGALDWWKPFRDATKPVFEQLYNSVKSQEQAEISITRNSQPDYREKLEVELAELRDSEMWQAGTAVRSLRPERS; encoded by the coding sequence ATGGCACAAATTAACTTCGGCGGTGTCGTCGAAAACGTAGTAACCCGCGAAGAATTCCCATTAGAGCAAGCCCGCGACGTGCTGGCCAATGAAACCATCGCCGTTATTGGCTATGGCGTGCAGGGCCCCGGCCAGTCGCTCAATATGCGCGACAACGGCTTTAACGTCATTGTTGGTCAGCGTAAAGGCAAAACCTACGACAAAGCCGTTGCCGACGGCTGGGTACCGGGCGAAACACTGTTTGAAATCGAAGAGGCCCTGGAAAAAGGCACGATCATCTGCTTCCTGCTCTCCGATGCTGCCCAAATTGAACTGTGGCCAACGGTAAAAGCCGCACTGGTACCAGGCAAGTCGCTGTACTTCTCTCACGGTTTTGGTGTTACATATAAAGAGAAAACCGGTATTGTTCCGCCCGCCGATGTCGACGTATTCCTCGTCGCTCCCAAAGGGTCGGGCACGTCGCTCCGCCGGTTGTTTGTGGAAGGCAAAGGGCTGAACTCGTCGTTCGCCATTTACCAGGATGCCAGCGGCAATGCCCGCAACAAAGCGATTGCCATGGGTATCGGTGTTGGCTCGGGCTATCTGTTCGAAACCGATTTCTACAAAGAAGTAACGTCTGACCTGACCGGTGAGCGTGGTACGCTGATGGGCGCTATCCAGGGCATCTTTGCTGCTCAGTACGAGGTGTTGCGCGCCAACGGCCACAGCCCATCGGAAGCGTTCAATGAAACCGTCGAAGAGCTGACCCAGTCGCTGATGCCACTCGTTGCCGAGAACGGCATGGACTGGATGTATGCCAACTGCTCGACAACCGCTCAGCGCGGTGCCCTCGACTGGTGGAAGCCGTTCCGGGATGCAACCAAGCCTGTTTTCGAGCAGCTGTACAACTCGGTGAAGTCGCAGGAGCAAGCCGAAATCAGCATCACACGTAACTCGCAGCCCGACTACCGCGAGAAACTGGAAGTTGAACTGGCTGAGCTGCGCGATTCGGAAATGTGGCAGGCCGGTACGGCCGTTCGCAGCCTGCGCCCGGAACGCAGCTAG
- the ilvN gene encoding acetolactate synthase small subunit: protein MTTYTICIFTENTIGLLNRITIIFTRRRINIESLTVSETERKGVSRFTIVIRHESREEVEKLVRQIRKIVEVMAVFGYLNDEIVFNEIALYKIATPLGAKSLDVETINKQYKAWVVYWGLDYVVIEKTGNNDEIFAFFEYLKQYEILEFVRSGRVAVGKTEKGLVEYLPDAEWAYYL from the coding sequence ATGACTACCTACACGATCTGCATATTCACGGAGAATACCATCGGACTGCTCAACCGCATCACGATCATTTTCACCCGTCGACGTATCAACATCGAAAGCCTAACGGTGTCGGAAACGGAGCGCAAAGGCGTATCGCGTTTTACGATCGTTATCCGGCATGAATCGCGGGAGGAGGTCGAAAAGCTGGTTCGTCAGATTCGCAAAATTGTTGAGGTCATGGCCGTTTTCGGCTACCTCAACGACGAGATAGTATTCAACGAAATTGCCCTTTACAAGATCGCAACGCCGTTGGGTGCTAAGTCGCTGGATGTTGAAACCATCAACAAACAGTACAAAGCCTGGGTCGTTTACTGGGGCCTCGACTACGTAGTGATCGAGAAAACCGGTAACAACGATGAGATCTTCGCTTTTTTCGAGTACCTCAAGCAATACGAGATCCTCGAGTTTGTCCGCTCTGGCCGGGTAGCCGTCGGCAAGACCGAGAAGGGGCTTGTCGAATACCTACCCGACGCTGAATGGGCGTATTACCTGTAG